AGGAGTGCCCCAGATGGCAGTATTCAAACCCTTCCGGGCCTTGCGCCCGGTGCCGGAGCACGCGGCGGCGATCGCTTCGCTGCCCTATGACGTGATGGATTCCGACGAAGCCCGGCTCGAGGTGCAAAAACACCCGCTGAGCTATATCCACGTGGAAAAACCCGAGGTCGACCTTCCTTTGGGGACCGATCTTTACGATCCCCAGGTCTATGCCAAGGCGCGGGAAAACCTCGATAGATACGCCACTGAGGGCTACATGAAGCAGGATTCCCGGCCAATGTTCTACATCTACCGCCAGACCATGGACGGCCGCGAGCAGAACGGCTTGGTGGGCCTGGCCTCGGTGGACGAATACATGGACGGCTTGATCAAAAAGCACGAGCACACCCGCGCGGACAAGGAAGCGGACCGCATCCGGCACGTCGACGCCTGCGACGCCCACGCCTCGCCGGTGTTCTTCACCTATCCGCACAACGAGGTGATCGACACTGTGGTCGGGAAGGTCAAGCAAAGCCACCAGCCGGTCTATGACTTCGTTTCCGACGACGGGATCGGCCACACGCTCTGGCTCCTGGACGAAGCTGACGACATCGCCGCCATAAGTGGCGCATTTGCCCAAATGCCATATCTGTATGTGGCCGACGGGCACCATCGCACCGCCTCCGCCGCCAAGGTGGGATTACTGCGCCGGGAACAGCATCCGGACTACACTGGCGAGGAGGAATTCAACTTTTTCATGGCGGTGATCTTTCCGGACAACCAGCTCAAGATCTTCGACTACAACCGCGTGGTGAAAGACCTCAACGGCCATTCCCAGGAGGAATTCCTGGATCTGGTGGAAGGGAAGTTCGAGCTCACCAAGATCCTCTACCCGGCCGTCTATCAGCCTCAGCAGACCCATGAGATCGGCATGTATCTGGACAATTCCTGGTACCGCCTCGTTCCCCGCCCCGGAAGCTGGGACGCCGCGAACGTGGTGGCCTCATTGGACGTTTCCATCCTGCAGGACAACCTCCTGCATCCCATCCTGGGCATCGGCGATCCGCGCCGGGACAAGCGCATCGACTTTGTGGGCGGGATCCGCGGGCTGGAGGAATTGGTGCGCCGCGTGGACAGCGGACGCGAGGTTGTGGCCTTCGCGATGTATCCCACTTCCATAGAAGAATTGATCGCCATCGCCGACGCGGGCCAGATCATGCCCCCCAAATCCACTTGGTTCGAGCCCAAACTGCGTTCCGGGCTCTTCATCCATCCTTTGTCGTGAAAACCTATTATATCGAAAGCCTCGGCTGCGCCAAGAACCTGGTGGATAGCGAGAGATTTGCCGCCATCCTGGAACGAGCCGGACTGGAAGCGGTCGAGATCCCCGAAGAGGCGGACCTGGTGCTGGTCAACACCTGTTCCTTCCTGCGGGAATCCTTACGGGAACTGGACCTGGTGCTGAGCGACCTGGTCTATCTGAAACAGGAGAACCTGATCGACAAGCTCCTGGTGACCGGCTGCGTGATGAACCGGGGGCAGGAGGAGTTTCGCGCCGTCTATCCCGAGGTTGACGCCTGGATCGGGCTGAAGGATTTTTTCGCGCTGGAAGAGTGGCTGGGCCTCGAAAAAGCGGGACACCCGGGCCGGACGCCTATCCAAAGCGGATATCACCGCTATCTGCGGATCAGCGACGGCTGCGGCAACAACTGCTCCTATTGCGCGATCCCCTCGATCCGCGGGGACATGCGCAGCGTGCCCATCGAGGAACTTGTCCGTGAGGCCGAAACGCTGGCTGGGGGCGAAAGCGATCCTTTCCTGGAGCTGATCCTGATTGCCCAGGACACCGCCAATTACGGCCTGGACATCTATGGCCGCAAAGCCCTGCCCGAGCTTCTGGAACAACTACTGGGGATTCCGGCCTATCGCTGGATCCGGGTGATGTATCTGCATCCCGACCATTTTGAGCTGGGCTGGCTATCGCTCTGGAAGCGCCATCCGCAGCTCCTGCCCTATTTTGAGATACCCATCCAGCACAGCGTGGACCGCATTCTGAAGGCCATGAACCGCAAAAAAGGCGGCGTAGAGCTCGAAGCCATGTTCCTGGGAATATTGCAGGAACTGCCCCAGGCGGTCTTGCGCAGCACCCTGATCAGCGGCTTTCCCGGCGAAACGAGGGCCGAAGCCATCGCGCTGCGGTCTTTCGTAAGCCGGATCCCCTTCCTGCATCTGGGCGTGTTCCTCTATTCACGAGAGGGGGGAACCCCGGCCGCGGAACTGGCGGACCAGGTTTCCCGGGCAACGGCGGAAAGGCGGCAAAACCGCGTCCTGGGCCTGCAGCACGAACGCATGACAGCTCTGCTGGAAGAGTATGTGGGCAAAAACATCGAGGTTTTGATCGAAGAGCGGACCGAAGGCGAAGAAGAGGGCCTTTATCTCGGCAGGGCCTGGTTTCAGGCCCCGGAAGTCGACGGCGGCACCTATGTGCGCGGTAGCGGCCTGAAGCCGGGCGAGATCCGCTCCGTCCAGATCACGGACGTGATCGACGCGGACCTCTTTGGCGAAGTCTGGACTGATTGAGAGGAACAAAATGAAAGTATCTTTGACCGGCATCAAACCCACGGGGATCCCCCATATCGGCAACTACCTGGGCGCCATCAAGCCAGCGCTGAAACTATCCGAAACCTGCGAGGCGCGCTATTTCATCGCCGATTACCATGCCCTCAATTCCTGCAAGGACCCCTCCGAGATCCGGCAGATGACCCTGGAGATCGCCGCAGCCTGGCTGGCTTCCGGGCTCGATCCCCAAAAAGTGCTCTTTTACAAGCAGTCTTTGGTGCCCCAGACCTTCGAGCTCCTGGCCATGCTCCTGGCTTTCACGCCCAAGGGCTTGATGAACCGCGCCCACGCCTATAAGGCCATGCTCCAGGCCAACAGCGATAGCGGGCGCGATCCTGATGACGGCGTGAACATGGGCCTGTTTACCTATCCGGTGCTGATGGCGGCGGATATTCTGCTTTTCGACACCGATTTCGTGCCCGTGGGCAACGACCAGTTCCAGCATGTGGAGATGGCCGTGGATATCGCCCAGACCTTCAATTTCACCTATGGCGGGGAGCATTTTAAGCTGCCCCAGCCGATCGCCACCCCGGAGAGCAAAACCCTGGTCGGCCTGGACGGGCGCAAGATGTCCAAAAGCTATGGCAACACGATCCCCATGTTCGCCCCGGAAAAGGAGCTGCGCAAGCTGGTCATGCGCGTCGTCACCAATTCCCAGAGCGTCGAGGAACCCAAGGATCCGGACACCTGCACCATCTTTTCCCTCTACCGCAATTTTGCCTCACAGGAGCAGATCGAAGCCCTGCGCCAGAGGTATCTGGCCGGGGGAATGGGCTGGGGGCACGCCAAGCAGGAGCTCTTTGAGGTGATGAATGCCCATCTGGCGCCGCTGCGGGAACGCTATACGGACCTGATCTCGCGCCCCGGAGAGATCATCGCCATCCTCGAGGAAGGATCCGCCAAAGCCAGGATCCTCGCCGGAAAGAAGATCGCCCGCCTCAGGGACGTCATCGGCATGGATTGATCCGGTATTTGCCACCCTTAACCCAGGCGCTCACTCCGGATCCCATCCCTTTTCCGTCCAGCCGGTTGTACATCGACCGGCCCTCATCCCCTTTTCGAATGCCTGCGGAAGTTTCGCCCTACACATCCCCAATATCGTTCGGGATGTGTAGGCTGAGTGTACTCTGGCCACAGGGTCCTGGAAAGGGGTTGCGGGATGGCGAAAATTCCCATAAAAAACCACCCGGTTATCAGGGGTCTTTCCGATAACCGGGCGGCTATGCTATATGCTTATTGATTCCTGAGTGGATCAGCTACTTATCGAACATATCTTCGGCCTGGCGCAGAACAGCCCTGAATTCCCCCAGGCTCATTCCCTGGGTCAGGTTCTGGTCAAAGAAGCGGTCCATTTCCAGCCGGGTAGCGTCATCGAGTTCCCTGTCGGGGGTCACGGCGATGGCGTAGACGCGGTACAACATCTGGCCTGCGTAATTGGTGGCAGAAGCGTGGATATAGTTCTCTTCGTAGGTCAGGCCGTGAAACACGAAACCCGTATCCTCGTTGTTTTCGCTGACGAACACCGCATAGTAGTCGATCTCGATATCATTGCCGAGGATGTCTTGTTCCACCAGCTCCCAGGTCAGGCGCAGGTCCGCGCCGGTGATGTATGCCTCGACATTGGTGGGCGGGGTGGGCGGCGCGTAATTGCTCGTTCCGGTTAACGCGATATTGATCAGGGGCAGGTTGTCCGAATCATTGACAATGCAGAAGGTATCGGTCAGGGTGCCCCGCGCGATGGGAGCGAAGCGCACAAACAGGGTGTCCGTTTCCCCTGGCTGGATCAGCCGGTTCTCGTCGGTGGCCAGGAATTGGAAATGCAGGCCGCTTCCTGAGAAATAGAGGTTCGTGATGTTCACGGTCCGGTTGCCGTTGTTGCGCAGGCGCACTTGCTGATAGGAACTGACGGCTGTGACGTAGGTGGCCGGGAAGGTCAGGGTTGACGCGCTCAGCAGGCTCAGGTTGCCGCTCGGCGGGCTCACCGTGATGCAATCT
The DNA window shown above is from Candidatus Syntrophosphaera sp. and carries:
- the rimO gene encoding 30S ribosomal protein S12 methylthiotransferase RimO, with protein sequence MKTYYIESLGCAKNLVDSERFAAILERAGLEAVEIPEEADLVLVNTCSFLRESLRELDLVLSDLVYLKQENLIDKLLVTGCVMNRGQEEFRAVYPEVDAWIGLKDFFALEEWLGLEKAGHPGRTPIQSGYHRYLRISDGCGNNCSYCAIPSIRGDMRSVPIEELVREAETLAGGESDPFLELILIAQDTANYGLDIYGRKALPELLEQLLGIPAYRWIRVMYLHPDHFELGWLSLWKRHPQLLPYFEIPIQHSVDRILKAMNRKKGGVELEAMFLGILQELPQAVLRSTLISGFPGETRAEAIALRSFVSRIPFLHLGVFLYSREGGTPAAELADQVSRATAERRQNRVLGLQHERMTALLEEYVGKNIEVLIEERTEGEEEGLYLGRAWFQAPEVDGGTYVRGSGLKPGEIRSVQITDVIDADLFGEVWTD
- a CDS encoding DUF1015 family protein codes for the protein MAVFKPFRALRPVPEHAAAIASLPYDVMDSDEARLEVQKHPLSYIHVEKPEVDLPLGTDLYDPQVYAKARENLDRYATEGYMKQDSRPMFYIYRQTMDGREQNGLVGLASVDEYMDGLIKKHEHTRADKEADRIRHVDACDAHASPVFFTYPHNEVIDTVVGKVKQSHQPVYDFVSDDGIGHTLWLLDEADDIAAISGAFAQMPYLYVADGHHRTASAAKVGLLRREQHPDYTGEEEFNFFMAVIFPDNQLKIFDYNRVVKDLNGHSQEEFLDLVEGKFELTKILYPAVYQPQQTHEIGMYLDNSWYRLVPRPGSWDAANVVASLDVSILQDNLLHPILGIGDPRRDKRIDFVGGIRGLEELVRRVDSGREVVAFAMYPTSIEELIAIADAGQIMPPKSTWFEPKLRSGLFIHPLS
- the trpS gene encoding tryptophan--tRNA ligase, whose protein sequence is MKVSLTGIKPTGIPHIGNYLGAIKPALKLSETCEARYFIADYHALNSCKDPSEIRQMTLEIAAAWLASGLDPQKVLFYKQSLVPQTFELLAMLLAFTPKGLMNRAHAYKAMLQANSDSGRDPDDGVNMGLFTYPVLMAADILLFDTDFVPVGNDQFQHVEMAVDIAQTFNFTYGGEHFKLPQPIATPESKTLVGLDGRKMSKSYGNTIPMFAPEKELRKLVMRVVTNSQSVEEPKDPDTCTIFSLYRNFASQEQIEALRQRYLAGGMGWGHAKQELFEVMNAHLAPLRERYTDLISRPGEIIAILEEGSAKARILAGKKIARLRDVIGMD